One genomic segment of Caldimonas brevitalea includes these proteins:
- a CDS encoding DUF5666 domain-containing protein: MTMKMYQRRLSCLAAALLMGLTMVSCGGGGGGVGSGGTGEAMSYSEGTITGFASVIVDGTEYFDDDVRSMVERQPGTLEPVDAQLGQFAQLEFEDDKGRLEARAIRLDAAVVGPVASVSATSFEVMGQTVHSNNDADLGPVTVFAGVSGLSGLEPGDPVEVHGVPRWNSAAGRFDVQATRIERLASAPASLRVAGVVSELRTIGELSFELGGLRVNAAQARRLPGGKSPSEGDRVVVWATQLPVNGRLTATAVRTLVIEVEEGGSARIGGSVTDLDEDEKRFRLGGLTVRYDNAKVTPADVELFEGAYLRAEGVYSRDGSLNATQLHINRKPTGDEPRGVLLKGEITDFTGVDSFKVRRTEVDASGVRRLEECGLRSLGNGLEVEIEGELRDGGRGRGSVVWATRIECTD; encoded by the coding sequence GCGGCCCTCCTGATGGGCCTGACCATGGTCTCGTGCGGTGGTGGCGGCGGTGGCGTCGGGTCCGGCGGCACAGGCGAGGCCATGAGCTACAGCGAGGGCACGATCACCGGTTTTGCCAGCGTGATCGTCGACGGAACCGAGTATTTCGACGACGATGTTCGCTCGATGGTGGAGCGCCAGCCCGGCACACTGGAGCCCGTGGACGCCCAACTGGGCCAGTTCGCGCAGCTGGAGTTCGAGGACGACAAAGGCCGCCTGGAGGCGCGGGCCATCCGGCTCGACGCCGCGGTGGTGGGCCCGGTGGCGTCCGTTTCGGCCACGTCGTTCGAGGTGATGGGCCAGACGGTGCACAGCAACAACGATGCAGATCTGGGGCCGGTGACGGTGTTTGCCGGCGTGTCGGGCCTCTCCGGCCTGGAACCGGGCGACCCGGTCGAAGTGCACGGTGTGCCGCGCTGGAACAGCGCCGCCGGCCGGTTCGACGTGCAGGCCACCCGCATTGAGCGGCTGGCGAGCGCACCCGCGTCGCTGCGCGTGGCAGGGGTGGTGTCGGAACTGCGCACGATCGGCGAGCTCAGCTTCGAACTCGGCGGTCTGCGCGTCAACGCTGCACAGGCTCGGCGGCTGCCGGGGGGCAAGAGCCCGTCCGAGGGGGATCGCGTGGTGGTGTGGGCGACGCAGCTCCCCGTCAATGGCCGCCTGACCGCCACGGCGGTGCGCACGCTGGTCATCGAGGTTGAAGAGGGCGGTTCTGCCCGCATCGGCGGTAGCGTCACGGATCTGGACGAGGACGAAAAGCGTTTCCGGCTGGGCGGGTTGACGGTGCGGTACGACAACGCCAAGGTGACCCCGGCCGATGTGGAGCTGTTCGAGGGTGCCTACCTTCGGGCCGAGGGTGTGTACAGCCGTGACGGCAGCCTGAACGCCACGCAGCTGCACATCAACCGCAAGCCGACCGGTGACGAGCCGCGCGGTGTCCTGTTGAAGGGTGAAATCACCGATTTCACCGGCGTCGACTCGTTCAAGGTGCGCCGCACCGAGGTCGATGCCAGCGGCGTGCGTCGCCTCGAGGAGTGTGGTCTGCGCTCGCTCGGCAACGGGCTGGAGGTCGAAATCGAAGGTGAACTGCGGGACGGGGGGCGTGGCCGCGGATCGGTCGTGTGGGCGACCCGGATCGAATGCACCGACTGA
- a CDS encoding RNA-binding S4 domain-containing protein, translating into MEGVRLDKWLWAARFFKTRSLATDEIDKGRVQVNQLAAKPSREVRVGDTVSLRQGQVQRTVVVRGLSDVRGPAPVAQQLYEETPESVKAREEFAKNRRFLADPSQSIDQGRPTKRDRRQLADWNRWSASVDDEPGS; encoded by the coding sequence ATGGAAGGTGTTCGTCTCGACAAGTGGCTGTGGGCCGCGCGCTTCTTCAAAACCCGGTCGCTCGCCACCGACGAGATCGACAAAGGGCGGGTGCAGGTCAACCAGCTGGCGGCCAAACCTTCGCGCGAGGTGCGCGTGGGCGACACGGTGAGCCTGCGCCAGGGTCAGGTGCAGCGCACCGTCGTCGTGCGCGGGCTGAGCGATGTCCGCGGGCCCGCGCCGGTCGCACAACAGCTCTATGAAGAAACGCCGGAAAGCGTGAAGGCACGCGAAGAGTTCGCCAAGAACCGGCGTTTCCTGGCCGACCCCTCGCAGAGCATCGACCAGGGCCGTCCGACCAAACGCGACCGGCGCCAGCTGGCCGACTGGAACCGCTGGAGCGCCAGCGTGGATGACGAGCCGGGCTCCTAG